One window of Chroococcidiopsis sp. TS-821 genomic DNA carries:
- a CDS encoding glycoside hydrolase, with protein MAHPLYVAFIWHQHQPLYKGRDSSISLSARSQYRLPWVRLHGTKDYLDLVLLLARYPKLHQTVNLVPSLILQLEDYIAGTAFDPYLAISLTPTEQLSQAQRQFIVEHFFDANHHTLIDPHPRYAELYHQRQEQGKAWCLENWQLQDYSDLLAWHNLAWIDPLFWDDPEIAAWLQQGRNFTLSDRQRIYSKQRDILGRIIPQHREMQNAGQLEVTTTPYTHPILPLLADTNSGRVAVPNMTLPQHRFQWAEDIPRHLYKAWELYQDRFGREPRGLWPSEQSVSPEILPYIVKQGFNWIVSDEAVLGWTLHHFFHRDGAGNVCEPELLYRPYRLETAAGDLAIVFRDHRLSDLIGFTYGSMPAKQAATDLVGHLEAIAHSHKHRQPEQPWLVTIALDGENCWEFYPQDGKPFLENLYQTLSDHPHIKLVTVSEFLEAFPPTATIPGKQLHSGSWVDGSFTTWIGDPAKNRAWDMLAEARAVLAKHPEATEENNPEAWEALYAAEGSDWFWWFGEGHTSNQDAIFDQLFREHLCGIYQALNEPIPPYLRQPVESHEVQGDRQPQGFIHPVIDGMGDEQDWDRAGRLEIGGARGTMHKNSAIQRIWYGVDHLNFYLRVDLKQGVQPGRDLPSELHLLWFYPDRTMHNSPVPLDDVPNEAPLNYLYHHQLEINLLTQSVHFQEAGEHYQWHPRYSRATVALNKCLEIAVPWADLQMPPDYPLRLVLVLADEGSFRSYLPENTLIPIEVP; from the coding sequence ATGGCGCATCCTCTATACGTTGCATTCATTTGGCACCAACACCAGCCATTGTACAAAGGTCGAGATAGCAGTATTTCTTTGTCTGCACGCAGTCAATACCGACTACCTTGGGTACGGCTACATGGCACAAAAGATTATTTAGATTTAGTATTACTCCTCGCACGCTATCCAAAGTTGCATCAAACCGTCAACTTGGTTCCTTCGTTGATTCTGCAACTCGAAGATTATATCGCTGGCACGGCATTTGACCCGTATTTAGCTATAAGCTTGACGCCAACCGAGCAACTCTCACAAGCACAACGACAGTTTATCGTTGAACACTTTTTTGATGCGAATCACCACACGTTAATTGACCCGCACCCCCGTTATGCCGAGTTGTACCACCAAAGACAAGAACAAGGTAAAGCGTGGTGTTTAGAAAATTGGCAGTTACAAGATTATAGCGATTTATTGGCATGGCATAATCTCGCGTGGATCGATCCGCTATTTTGGGACGATCCAGAAATCGCTGCATGGTTGCAGCAAGGGCGGAATTTTACTTTAAGCGATCGCCAGCGGATTTATTCTAAGCAACGTGACATTTTGGGGAGAATTATTCCTCAGCATCGCGAAATGCAGAATGCAGGACAGTTGGAAGTTACCACAACGCCTTATACGCACCCCATTTTGCCGTTACTTGCCGATACCAATTCGGGGCGCGTTGCTGTACCCAATATGACACTGCCCCAACACCGATTTCAATGGGCAGAAGATATTCCTCGGCACTTGTATAAAGCGTGGGAATTATATCAAGACCGCTTTGGAAGAGAACCTCGCGGATTATGGCCTTCAGAACAGTCGGTGAGTCCGGAAATTTTGCCTTATATTGTCAAGCAAGGATTCAACTGGATTGTATCAGATGAAGCTGTCTTAGGCTGGACACTACACCACTTTTTCCATCGCGATGGTGCGGGTAATGTATGCGAACCTGAACTACTTTATCGTCCGTATCGTTTAGAAACCGCCGCAGGCGATTTAGCAATTGTCTTTCGCGACCACCGCTTATCTGATTTAATTGGTTTTACTTATGGCTCAATGCCAGCCAAACAAGCAGCGACAGATTTAGTCGGACACTTAGAAGCGATCGCGCACTCGCACAAACATCGTCAACCTGAACAGCCTTGGTTGGTAACAATCGCGCTTGATGGCGAGAACTGCTGGGAATTTTACCCGCAAGATGGTAAGCCTTTTTTGGAGAATTTGTATCAAACTCTCAGCGATCATCCACACATCAAACTTGTCACTGTCTCAGAATTTCTGGAAGCATTCCCTCCTACAGCAACAATTCCAGGAAAACAATTACATAGTGGTTCCTGGGTAGATGGTAGCTTTACAACGTGGATCGGCGATCCTGCCAAGAATCGTGCTTGGGATATGCTAGCTGAAGCTAGGGCTGTACTTGCTAAACATCCTGAAGCAACCGAAGAAAATAACCCCGAAGCTTGGGAAGCGTTGTATGCTGCAGAGGGTTCTGACTGGTTTTGGTGGTTTGGTGAAGGTCATACCTCAAATCAAGATGCGATTTTTGACCAACTATTTCGCGAACATTTGTGCGGAATTTATCAAGCACTAAATGAACCTATTCCACCATATTTGCGCCAACCTGTGGAATCGCATGAAGTTCAAGGCGATCGTCAACCCCAAGGCTTTATTCATCCTGTTATCGATGGTATGGGTGACGAACAAGACTGGGATCGTGCTGGACGCTTGGAAATCGGTGGAGCGCGCGGAACAATGCACAAAAATAGTGCGATCCAGCGGATATGGTATGGAGTAGATCACCTAAATTTCTACCTGCGTGTTGATTTAAAACAGGGCGTACAACCAGGGCGCGATCTACCTTCAGAGTTACACTTACTGTGGTTTTATCCCGATCGCACAATGCACAACAGCCCAGTGCCACTAGATGATGTACCAAATGAAGCTCCGCTCAACTATTTATACCACCATCAGCTAGAAATCAATTTGCTCACTCAATCAGTTCATTTTCAGGAAGCTGGAGAACATTATCAATGGCACCCACGTTACAGTCGCGCTACTGTAGCACTGAACAAATGCTTGGAAATTGCTGTACCGTGGGCTGATTTGCAAATGCCTCCAGATTATCCATTACGGTTGGTTTTAGTGCTAGCTGATGAAGGCAGTTTTCGCAGTTACTTACCAGAAAATACTCTAATTCCCATTGAAGTGCCTTAG
- a CDS encoding NifU family protein: MELTVNNVETVLDELRPYLMSDGGNVELVELDGPVVKLRLQGACGACPSSTMTLKMGIERRLREMIPEIAEVEQVL, encoded by the coding sequence ATGGAACTGACAGTAAATAATGTAGAAACAGTTCTGGATGAATTGCGTCCTTACCTAATGTCTGATGGCGGTAATGTCGAGTTGGTCGAACTAGATGGTCCTGTAGTCAAGTTGCGGCTGCAAGGCGCGTGTGGTGCTTGTCCTAGCTCGACAATGACGCTGAAAATGGGTATCGAACGCCGTTTGCGCGAAATGATTCCAGAAATTGCAGAAGTTGAGCAAGTACTGTAG
- a CDS encoding DUF3386 domain-containing protein produces MTQQLSATEIFKTAYENRYTWDENFPGYSADVELKQGSEVYTGHIRINRDWSVEVTGIDNEEVQESVYTQLRDIVTHRKRSSFEQSHGKHEFNLGETDASGAVEILVKGDSMGSNYKIRGTEICQVSRVMGRMAFVIDTHESLDTGNGYVASRYDAVFRNPQTNDVIRVLKFEDTYEKVGDYYVMTKQVIHSYENGERTTTEFNFSNIKLLEPATVEA; encoded by the coding sequence CCACTGAAATATTTAAAACTGCTTATGAGAATCGCTATACCTGGGATGAAAACTTTCCCGGATATAGTGCTGATGTGGAGTTGAAGCAAGGTTCTGAAGTCTACACCGGGCATATACGCATCAATCGCGATTGGAGTGTAGAAGTTACTGGTATTGACAATGAAGAAGTACAAGAGAGTGTTTACACGCAACTGCGCGATATCGTAACGCATCGCAAACGCTCTAGTTTTGAGCAATCGCATGGTAAGCATGAATTTAATTTGGGTGAAACCGATGCTTCCGGCGCGGTTGAGATCCTCGTGAAGGGCGATTCAATGGGGTCTAATTACAAAATTCGCGGTACAGAAATTTGCCAAGTTAGCCGCGTTATGGGACGCATGGCGTTCGTTATTGACACCCATGAAAGTTTAGATACTGGCAATGGTTACGTTGCATCCCGCTACGACGCTGTATTTCGCAATCCGCAAACGAATGATGTCATTCGAGTTTTAAAGTTTGAAGATACTTATGAAAAAGTAGGTGATTACTACGTAATGACAAAGCAAGTGATTCATTCGTATGAGAACGGAGAACGCACCACGACAGAATTTAATTTCTCAAATATCAAGTTGCTTGAACCCGCAACAGTCGAGGCATAA